One Papaver somniferum cultivar HN1 chromosome 10, ASM357369v1, whole genome shotgun sequence genomic window carries:
- the LOC113318186 gene encoding phytolongin Phyl2.2 — MVSDRNLVLYACISKGNTVLAEFSSGDLDLQTKALRCLEKAPDYHITYSHTVREKIYSFLMEDPFVYFAIVNEEFGNLQSFQFLDCVKQAFSKILEMKDVKRFEILTSHCFHEEFIPIFRSLMGYECKSNEFQSSIMSAGDLCNDSHNSRSKHSEHLRKKKISGEMDDERSELPVENKVDLSCDDDVNLTREFSTSLLKSGSYMRNNGYLHAKKMWRRHVWTVLLIDLMICCVLFGVWLWICRGFECIAS, encoded by the coding sequence ATGGTTTCGGATCGGAATTTGGTTCTTTATGCTTGCATTTCCAAAGGAAATACCGTTCTTGCCGAGTTCAGTTCCGGCGATCTTGATTTACAAACCAAAGCATTACGATGTCTTGAAAAAGCACCTGATTATCACATTACCTACAGTCACACCGTTAGAGAAAAGATATACAGCTTCTTGATGGAAGATCCATTCGTATATTTTGCAATTGTTAATGAAGAATTCGGTAATTTACAGAGTTTTCAGTTCTTGGATTGTGTTAAGCAAGCATTCTCGAAAATCTTGGAGATGAAAGATGTAAAGAGGTTTGAAATTCTTACTTCTCATTGTTTTCATGAAGAATTCATCCCTATTTTTCGTAGTTTAATGGGATATGAGTGTAAATCCAATGAATTTCAATCTAGTATTATGTCAGCGGGAGATTTATGTAATGATAGTCACAATTCAAGATCAAAACATAGTGAACATCTTAGAAAGAAGAAAATTTCGGGTGAAATGGATGACGAGAGAAGTGAATTGCCGGTTGAAAACAAAGTGGATTTATCGTGTGATGATGATGTTAATTTAACACGTGAATTCTCGACGTCTTTATTGAAATCTGGTTCATATATGAGAAATAATGGATATTTACATGCCAAGAAAATGTGGAGAAGACATGTTTGGACTGTGTTGTTAATAGATCTTATGATATGTTGTGTATTATTCGGGGTATGGTTATGGATTTGTAGAGGGTTTGAATGTATTGCTAGTTGA